The Oncorhynchus masou masou isolate Uvic2021 chromosome 4, UVic_Omas_1.1, whole genome shotgun sequence DNA segment GGCAAGCATTTGCCATAGACACACTCTTTAATGTTAACCGTCTATGACAGCAGACATTCAGCCAGTGCTAACGTGTCCTCTAGTGCACTGATGACATGGGAAAGAGAAGGACAGACGTGTTATAGGAATAACCATTCATTGGTCAACAGATACTGACAAAAATGTTTTCCGAAGCTGAAATAACTGGATTtatttgtttgtctgtgtttgaCCCATAATTACACAGTCCCACGCTTGCTAAGTATCACAGTACGTGGCGGTGTATGTTATTGTACACCAGGAAAGGATTTGTTTAACATTCAACAGGACATCCTTGTAAGGGCCATTATGCAGTGAAATCATCTATATGCAAGCAGTAGGAGAGCCCACTTACAGCATGGCTGTAAGAGCCTTCTTGTAGGTGTGAGTGTTGTAAGTCATCTCTGTGTAGGTGATATTGTGCAATTCACCCTACATTGCTGACCCACATTTTATTATATTCCACCTAGTCCAATAACAAAAAGAACACCATTGCTGTTCAGCCTTACCTTTAAAAAACATGTTCATACTCAAACCCAGACACACAACCACAACAACTCAATTCCTTGAAAATGCTGCTCCATTTCGGCAGTCCGTGACCTCTGACTCAGATAGCAGAACTTGGGCAGATCTCAACCACTGTTACAGTAACCCTAGCTTATATGAATATCAGACACACAAGACCCCAAAAATCAATTCCTCAGCAGAAGTCCTTCTCTTCTTCTGCAGTGCCCCCTGATTCAGGTAACAGAACCTGGTCCAATCTCCACCAGTGTTTCAGTGACCTACATAAGATCCCAATTAACAACATGAAcattgtcatgttctgaccttagttcttttgttatgtctttgttttactatggtcagggcgtgagttgggtgggttgtctatgttcgtttttgtatgttgtgttttgtgtttggcctggtatggttctcaatcagaggcaggtgttgttagttgtctctgattgagaatcatacttaggtagccttttcccacctgtgtttcgtgggtgattgtttcctgttttgttgtttgtgtcaccattcaggactgtttcggtttgcgTTTTCATTGTTAATTTTGTATTTTGTCATGTTCAGTGATTATTAAAgtatcatggacacttaccacgctgcgtattggtctgatccttgctactcctcctcagacgaagaggaggaaatccatTACAAACATGTAGGCTCTGACCCAGAAACGCACATCTAATGTCTTTGTCACCCAACCCTTAAACAGGTGCAGAATTATAATTACATTTGCCTTATTAAGTGGGCTTGACAGATGGGTCACCTTCACCACAGTTCATGGTGGAACTGAACCATTATCATTCTAATGTGTGTGGAATTATTAGTAATTGGTGCACTGCTATTTAGCTTTGTCATTACTGCAAACAACCACATCTAGGACATTCTACTGTATAGTGTGGGCACATTGTGCATTGATATGTCAGATTCAGTAGGTGTTTATGTCAAATTATGGGTCAGTTAGATGAGGTGTGGTCAGAGTAGTCATATACTGTAACTTGAGCCTGGCACAAAGCCACATTAGGCCTGAGTCAATAACCGGCATATTTATTTTCTTTTAAATACTTGGGGCATGATTGATTTAGCTAACATTCAGTGTTTCAAGTGGGCAGTTTTGCACTTTTGGAACTATTcctattggttccattgtgccGGCAAGGCAAAAATGCACCTGAAGTATTTGAAACAGCAAATGTACATTTGACCCAGGTTTGTACTACCTGCATATGACCTGAGATTATCATGTTTATGAAAAAGAGCTCAGAATCTacattaaataaatcacttaggCCTATGCATTTCATCACAAAATGTGTTCAAGTAGTCTGCCTGAATTACTGGATGTGAAAAGGTGTTTGCTGGAACACGCACCTGCCTGTTGTTCCTGTCAGACCAGATCAGATTAGTTCAATTAACAATGCCAGGAATGCTGTTCCCCACACTTCTATTACAGTCATTGATCCAACATACAGAGACTGATCGACACACACAGTTTCGGGAAGTACTTGTTCTTTATTTTCACATAATAAATTAGAGTAACAGTTGTAATCACACATTTTTACCAGGCGATTAGCTACTATACAGTAGTATacagtacttaagtaaaaaatactttaaagtactacttaaataaATTTTGgtggtatctgtacttcactttACCTTctttttttgacaacttttacttcactacattcctaaagaaaataatttactttttactccatatattttccttgacacccaaaattacttgttacattttgaatgcttagcaggacaagaaaATTGTACAATTTATACATTTATCAAGAGAACGtcaccctggtcatccctactgcatctgatctggcagactcactaaatttgaaatatttgaaatgatttatacttttacttttgataattaagtatatttcaaaccaaatacttttagacttttactcaagtattttactgggtgactttcacttctatgaaggtatctttacttttactcaagtacaaCAATTGGGCACTTTTTCCACCTCCtgagtatacagtgcattcagaaagtattcagacccctttactttttccacattttgttacgttacagccttattctaaaattgattaaatagatttttccctcatcaatctacacacaataacccataatgacaaagcaaaaatattatttttaaatgttttgcaaatataaagacaaaacaaaaattgaaatattacatttacataagtattcagaccctttactcagtactttgttgaagcaccttagtcagcgattacagcttcgAGTCTGACGCTACAAgattggtacacctgtatttggggagtttctcccgatctcccctgcagatcctctcaagctctgtcaggttggatggggagtgttgctgcacagctattttcaggtctctagagatgtttgatCTGGACATTCATCAACTtctcctgaagccactcctgtgttgtcttggttgtgtagccacacctgtgttgtcttggaaggtgaaccttcaccccagtctgaggtcctgagcacttaagagcaggttttcatccatAATCTCTTTGCTCCGtacatcttttcctcgatcctgactagtctcccagtctctgccactgaaaaacatccccacagcatgatgcagccaccaccatgcttcaccgtagggatggtgccaggtttccttcagatgtgacTCTTGACAttctggccaaagagttcaatcttggtttcatcagaccagagcatcttgttcCTCATGATCTGAGactctttaggtgtcttttggcaaactccaagcaagaTTTCATGTCCCctttactgaggagaggcttccatctggccactctaccataaatgcctgactggtggattgctgcagagatggttgtccttctggaaggttctcccatttccacagaggaactatggtgctctgtcagagtgaccattgggttcttgatcacctccctgaccaaggcctttctccctcgattgctcagtttagctgggcggccagctctaggaagagtcttggtggttccaaacttcttccatttaagaatgatggaggtcaccgtgttcttggggaccttcaatgctgtataaatgttttggtacccttccccagatctgtgcctcgacacaattctgtctctgagctctttGAACAATTATtttaacctcatggcttgatctgtgagaccttctatagacaggtgtgtgtcttttcaaatcatgtccaatcaattgaattccccacaggtggactccaaacaagttgtagaaacatcttgagaatgatcaatggaaacaggatgcatctgagctcaatttagaatctcaaacctgtttttcgctttgtcattatggggtattgtgtgtagattgatgaggatatttAAAAAATGctgtccattttagaataaatctgtaacgtaacaaaatgcatCCCTAATGTAGCACTGGGCCAGTCATCTGACTGACAGGAGAGATGACCAGAGGGGCTATGTTTCTCTCACCATCAGGATACCCACAGTGGAAGTATGGATAGAGTTTCTCTGTGAATTTGTGGCCAGTGAAAGAGCAGATGTGAGATCTGGCAGTGGCATCCACATCATAAATGGAGACCCGACCCTCCTCATAATCCACAAACACCCCCACCTTCTGGGGCTTCTTTTTCAGGCTCAGCTGTACTTTGGGGTCATTAGCCTCATAGTAATTACTTGTGCTCAGTCCCAAAGTCCAGACTCCATCCTCAATGCTCAGCGGTAACCACCCCTGCCTATTGATGGATTCTGTGGCCACTCCTAAATCCCATTCAGTCTTGCCCTTCACCTGTACCTCATAGTACAATTTCCCTGAAGAGAAGCCCTCCTTCCCCAGGACACTGTATATATAAGTAAACCTCTTTGGGTTATTTGAGAGATTCTGTGATTGGTCCCCACACCTCACTTGCTTCCCATCCACGGACAGGATTAGTTCAGGATATGCTGTGTCAGGGTCCAGAGTCACATCCACTGCATACTGCAGAATCTTCATCTCAGCTTCACACAACTTCTTCAGCTCGTTCTCCATTTCATTATGAAATCTCTTTACCTCACTCGTCAGTTTGTCTCCCAGCTGAGATACAGCTCTCTTCATGTACCCCATGTGCAGGTGGCTTTGAACACTGATCTCCGACCAGTCCTTGGCCTTTACAGGGAGACACCAGGATGGGGAGCTCTGGAGGAGTTGTAGATGATCCTTGGTGTGTGTGAGCTGCCCCAGCTCAGAGCTTATCCTCTTCAGCTCAGTGATGTCTTGCTCCAGTTCTTTAATGATACCTTCAGCACACTTCTCTGAAGCTTCTTGCTTCTGCTCAGTCACACAAATGAACTCAGCCTTACATTTATCTATGGAGTGAACTAGAGCGGTGAACATCTGTACTTTGTCAGACATCTCCCTCTCAGTGTGTTTTTTGCTGAGATCTACAGAGTGTTTGATCTCCTTAACCTTCTGCAGTCGCTCCTGAATCATCTGCTCCACTTGTGCCCCTGTCTTCCCAAGCTGAGCCTTCCTTTGGTCACATTCTTCTTCCAGAGGTACGCTGTTATGAGCCTTGTGGTCAGTCTCAGAGCAGAACTGACACACACATATTTGATCAGTCCTACAGAACAGCTCAAGGAGTTTGTTGTGCTTCTTACACATCCTGTCTTCAAGGTTCTTTACAGGGTTGATCAGTTGGTGTTTCTTCAGGGCTGGGGCTATCTGATGAGGCTCCAGATGAGACTCACAGTACGAGGTCAGACAAACCAGGCAGGACCTCAGAGCCTTGCGCTTCCTGCCAGTGCAGACATCACAGACCACTTCTCCAGGCTCTGTAGCAaaatcctctctgtctctcactatcaATCCCTTAAAAAGTTCTGCAACTCCTCTAAGTGTTCTGTTGACATCCGGTTCAGGTCTTATGTGGAATATCTGCTTACACAGGGGACACTGGAACAGGCCTGTGCTATCCCAGTATCCTTTGATACAGGCCTTGCAGAAGTTGTGTCCACATGGGATGGAGACTGGGTCAGTGAACACATCCAGACAGATAGAGCACTGGAACTGCTCTTCAGATAGGAGACTGCTGGGGGATGCCATATCTGGAACACATACAGAATATAAACTATAAAGAACCCCCAAAACATAGTCTAAATCAGTTATTGGAATGAGTCAACTTCAATATCTTTGCTCACTAAACATAcacagaaagtattcataactattgacttattccacattttgttatgttacagcctgacttaaaaaattgattcaatatatttgtttctcactcatctacacacaattccccataatgaccaaatgaaaacattgtttttagacattttagaaaatgtattgAACATGAAATACACAATtatcacacccctgagtcaatacatgttagaatcacctttggcagcgattacagccgtgagtctttctaggtaagTCACTAAGATGTTTGCACACCCGGATTGTACAATTGGATAAACGTGGAGACTCAGAGCAACAAAATgctatatcatacactgcattgttgaggaacaaagggaaagtaattctgctttgaaagcacttttgagaaaatgttatggtatctagtgaagagctcctctttgtctacacccatttagcatcgttcacaccctcttaagctttaccCCCACCCCTCTCGTTTCTCCCTCAGAGCGTTCAGAGCGCAGACTTgacgctctggccgatgatttgtttaccaatggataacatgaaaacagcctaaccagctctgctagcaACAATTTTATTGTGCTtttttgcagacgtttactgacactgcCCATATTCAACGCgttgtacactttagcttaagacatgtagctatctagctaggtaaacaatgaaccaagCTAGGTAAATAACGTGTAAGATCACACAAGTgaatgtaacgttagctaacgagccagccagctaatgtttgCTAGTTAAACGACATTGAACATCAtgtcgttactaccctgcatgaatatgCTGGGAGCTTACCATCCAGGTTCAATGTTAACTATATAACattagctattccctctgcaaggcaatcaaacaagctaagcgtcagtatagagacaaagtcgaatcgcaattcaatggctcagacacaagaggtatgtggcatggtctacagtcaatcacggattacaaaaagaaaaccagcccagtcacggaccaggatgtcttgctcccaggcagactaaataacttttttgcccgctttgaggacaatacagtgccactgacacggcccgcaaccaaaacatgcggactctccttcactgcagccgaggtgagtaaaacatttaaacgtgttaaccctcgcaaggctgcaggcccagacggcatccccagccgcgccctcagagcatgcgcagaccagctggctggtgtgtttacggacatattcaatcaattcttatcccagtctgctgttcccacatgcttcaagagggccaccatggttcctgttcccaagaaagcaaaggtaactgagctaaacgactaccgccccgtagcactcacttccgtcatcatgaagtgctttgagagactagtcaaggaccatatcacctccacccgacctgacaccctagacccactccaatatggggcggcagggtagtctagtggttagagcattggactagtaactgaaaggttgcaagtttgaatccccgagctgacaaggtacaaatctgtcgttctgcccctgaactggcagttaacccactgttcctaggccgtcattgaaaataagaatttgttcttaactgacttgcctagtaaaataaaggtaaaatgaaaaaaatgaaaatgaaatttaccgcccaaataggtccacagacaatgcacactgccctaacccatctggacaagaggaatacctatgtgagaatgctgtttatcgactacagctcagcattcaacaccatagtaccctccaaactcatcattaagcttgagaccctgggtctcgaccctgccctgtgcaactgggtactggacttcctgacgggccacccccaggtggtgagggtaggcaacaacatcaccaccacgctgatcctcaacactggggccccacaagggtg contains these protein-coding regions:
- the LOC135522805 gene encoding E3 ubiquitin-protein ligase TRIM39-like — encoded protein: MASPSSLLSEEQFQCSICLDVFTDPVSIPCGHNFCKACIKGYWDSTGLFQCPLCKQIFHIRPEPDVNRTLRGVAELFKGLIVRDREDFATEPGEVVCDVCTGRKRKALRSCLVCLTSYCESHLEPHQIAPALKKHQLINPVKNLEDRMCKKHNKLLELFCRTDQICVCQFCSETDHKAHNSVPLEEECDQRKAQLGKTGAQVEQMIQERLQKVKEIKHSVDLSKKHTEREMSDKVQMFTALVHSIDKCKAEFICVTEQKQEASEKCAEGIIKELEQDITELKRISSELGQLTHTKDHLQLLQSSPSWCLPVKAKDWSEISVQSHLHMGYMKRAVSQLGDKLTSEVKRFHNEMENELKKLCEAEMKILQYAVDVTLDPDTAYPELILSVDGKQVRCGDQSQNLSNNPKRFTYIYSVLGKEGFSSGKLYYEVQVKGKTEWDLGVATESINRQGWLPLSIEDGVWTLGLSTSNYYEANDPKVQLSLKKKPQKVGVFVDYEEGRVSIYDVDATARSHICSFTGHKFTEKLYPYFHCGYPDGERNIAPLVISPVSQMTGPVLH